A stretch of Vigna angularis cultivar LongXiaoDou No.4 chromosome 4, ASM1680809v1, whole genome shotgun sequence DNA encodes these proteins:
- the LOC108331110 gene encoding uncharacterized protein LOC108331110, producing the protein MSNHPTRFIHINSQPFWAYLGFFFACQVAKRLEKFQKSRETINNLKDGIINLGRGFPNFDGPEFIKEAAIQAIRDGKNQYARGSGVPELNIAIADRFRKDTGLPIDPDNEVTVTNGCLEAFAATVLGLINPGDEVILFSPLYDSYEGNLAMAGAKIVSIPLQAPNFAIPIQKLKSIVSRSTRAIVINTPHNPTGKMFSLGELNAIASLCIENDVLVFADEVYHKLAFDVEHISIASLPGMFERTVTMNSLAKTFSLTGWKIGWAIAPSHLTWGLRQAHSFITFSNATPLQCAAAVALRAPESYYVELKRDYRAKRAILVEGLKAVGFKVFPPDGTFFVLADHTPFGLENDVAFCEYLLKEVGVLAIPCSVFCLNPEEGKNLVRFVFCKDDETLRVAVERMKEKLRK; encoded by the coding sequence ATGTCAAATCATCCTACACGGTTCATTCACATTAATAGTCAACCATTTTGGGCTTATCTTGGTTTTTTCTTTGCTTGTCAGGTTGCGAAGCGCTTAGAGAAGTTCCAAAAATCCAGGGAAACAATTAACAACCTGAAAGATGGAATCATAAACCTTGGACGAGGCTTTCCGAACTTTGATGGTCCAGAGTTTATAAAGGAAGCAGCAATTCAAGCAATAAGGGATGGGAAAAATCAGTATGCACGAGGTTCTGGAGTTCCAGAGTTGAACATTGCTATTGCTGATAGATTTAGGAAAGATACTGGATTACCGATAGACCCTGATAATGAAGTTACTGTCACAAATGGGTGCTTGGAAGCATTTGCCGCAACTGTGCTAGGATTAATAAATCCCGGCGATGAGGTTAttctcttttctcctttatATGATTCTTATGAAGGTAATTTAGCCATGGCTGGTGCAAAAATAGTAAGCATCCCTCTGCAAGCTCCAAATTTTGCTATCCCCATTCAAAAACTGAAGTCCATTGTGTCAAGGAGTACACGTGCCATTGTTATAAATACTCCTCACAACCCTACCGGAAAGATGTTCTCTCTGGGGGAGCTCAATGCCATTGCATCCCTTTGCATTGAGAACGATGTTCTAGTTTTTGCTGATGAAGTTTATCATAAGTTGGCATTTGATGTGGAGCACATTTCTATAGCTTCTTTGCCTGGAATGTTTGAAAGGACCGTGACAATGAACTCATTGGCAAAGACATTTAGCTTAACAGGATGGAAGATTGGTTGGGCCATAGCACCCTCACACCTGACATGGGGGCTGCGACAGGCGCATTCTTTCATCACTTTCTCAAACGCCACTCCTTTGCAGTGTGCAGCTGCAGTAGCTCTCAGGGCACCAGAGTCTTATTATGTGGAGCTGAAGAGGGATTATAGGGCAAAGAGGGCTATTTTGGTTGAAGGATTAAAGGCAGTTGGCTTTAAGGTATTCCCACCCGATGGAACATTCTTTGTTTTGGCAGATCATACCCCTTTTGGATTGGAAAATGATGTTGCATTTTGTGAATATCTGCTTAAGGAGGTGGGGGTGCTGGCAATTCCTTGCAGTGTGTTTTGCTTGAATCCCGAAGAGGGAAAGAACCTAGTCAGATTTGTTTTCTGCAAGGATGATGAAACTCTTAGGGTCGCGGTTGAGAGGATGAAGGAGAAGCTTAGGAAATGA